DNA from Antennarius striatus isolate MH-2024 chromosome 1, ASM4005453v1, whole genome shotgun sequence:
aactttaattttttttttcaaagaatcaattagtttccatttatttttgataGCTTTGCTAAACTTACCAATATATTCATCTTCATCAACGTGCCCGTCGCCATTCTTGTCAATGTCTTCCAGGGTTTCCTGCATTCACAGTGAGTTGATCGTATCAATTAAGTGAGGCACAAGGTTTTAAAAACAGGACAGGTTTCAGAAACAGAATGATAAAATAGAAACTCCTCAGGCGGGATGACCACACGACTGATCAGCTGCTCTGGCACACTGACGGCAATGCCGTGTGAGCTTATCCATTAGCTCaactcacacaaacatatatggTAATTACATCTCATGCTTGCATGACACATGAATGCAGCGACACAGATCTAAATGAGTGTATGCATCCTTTCCTGCAGGTGAGAGCTTCACACTAGGCTATACAGATAACTATTGCTATTACTGTTACTTTGGCCAATACCAGATAATACATATTTGAAATGAATTACATTCGTAGTCCCTCACCAGCCAAAATGCAGGCTTGCTGCAGTTTGTCAATAGATCTGAATAAAGGCCTCATGACATAGCATTTCAGCATCAATGTTacaatatgtgtatatacaaCAGTTCCATTGCAGAATGGACTAATATTTGCTATTTGGTACAAAAGGAAATCTCTTATGGTTAATATTTCTAACTGGCCGAGCCTCTCCATTCATTCACGATGCCTGCTACAAACAACTACATGTCTCCCTCAGTTGTTTGTGCAGGTAGCACACAGTCCTTTCCTTCCCGTAGCAGTAAAGTAAATTCTTTGAATGACGTTTCTTCACATGACTACATGCACCACCACTAACTTCTTGTTGCATGACTGTGTGAAAGATTTCTCTTTCAAATGATGCATGATATGATGTGATATATGATATGATGCAAGAGCCAGGCCTCTTATTAGCATTGGCTAGAATCACCACAATCATTGAAGACACACCCTTGGAAGAACACTTCTTCGGTCACGTTTGGCGACTTCATCAAATTGACAGATTAATAATTAACTTAGTCAAATGGATAGTACAACTTTTATGAACACAGCAGCATTGTGCATTACTGCTAACATTTGCCACGCAACCGTTCCGTGAAGctagatttatatttaaagatcAAATCTTAAATGGGACAGTGGGCCCTGTCCCACTGGACCTGTTCCAAAAAAATCTCAAACTCATTCATTTCCTAGTTGAGTTAAAATTTTTATTAAGGAGTTATCAAAATGTAGCACATTTATCCATCCAGTCTATCTAATAGCCGATAATTCTCCTAATGCTCCTTCTGCAAAGATCCCCTGAGACAACAAACAGGCGAGTCTTGCCACCCTACCAATTTACAACATATCTGACAACCATGTAGTCAGCAAAGAGCTTACCAGAACCACAATGTCCTTCATGTGTTCAAACTCCTCTGGGTGGAGAAAGGATGTGAACTCCTCTCTGTCGGCTGCAGAGTCCCCGTTCAGATCAGCGGTTTTAAACCTCCTCTCATCCCGGGGAAGCATTTTCTTGAAGCTGAACTGGTCTGTTGTGTCGTCAAACTCCTCCGGGTTGGCTAAGGAAGGCGataaagttttacattttaatagtCAGTTATGTGTTTAACATTCAAAGAAAGCCAAATAAAACACTCATACCTAGATAATATCCGTAAGTAGCTTGCTTGTACTCATCCCATGAAATCTTGTTGTCTTTGTTCAGATCATAATCTGTCCACACCTTTGCCACATTCTCATACACATAACGTTTCTGCACACGTTTTATCCAAGCCTTGAGTTCGGCTGTGGTGATGTACCCATCGGTATCTCCATCTATCCGATCCACTATTTTCCTgtaagacaacaacaacaacaacaacaacaacaaaaaagacaagagtATTTGCTAGTTAGATACCATTTTATCAAAGATGGACATGATGGATCTGATTCAAAACGTGGCCATAGGCATAGAGGGAGGAGCAGGTAAACCCCcattcaaggaaaaaaaaaagaaaaaaaaaaaaagctccagcATAGCTGTGGTGTAGTCTTAAAACAGGGTTGCCACGTTGTGATGTTACAGGGATCCTCCCACTCCCACAACCACAGGAAGGACTTTTCCCTGAGAGAAACGTGCTTCATGGTGCCAACTTGTCATTCACTCAAGCAGtgacgtggggggggggaatgaaCCACGTAGCACATGGAGTTAGTGACAGCAACTACTGTCAAACTACTTCACGCATACAAATAATTACTTTATGGTTTTCTATAATTAAGATTCAGGGCAAAGCAATTAACCAAGTGTGTGAATATTATTGTTGTACCCTCAGCACTGTCTTGCAGGCATGCACGCCGTTCTCAGGCGCTGCAGCTCATGTTGTTCAAATCTTAATGCCCAGAACAGTTGCACACGATACACTCAAATAGAAGTTAAGTGATTTCCATCAACAACACGCCGGTGGGCCCCACACCTGATGAGCCACAGATATCATGATCCACACCTGGGGGGGTGTCCTTACCCGAGCCTGTCTTTGCTCTCCTCCGGGGTGAGCTGATCGAACGTTTTGGCCTCCTCTTTGCCTAGAAAGGCCTCATGGTCGTACTGGAAGCTATTATTGTCTTCGAAAGCTTGCCTGGCCAGTTCGGGGTCGTGATAAAGAACTCTGTCTTTTCTTAACGTCGGCTTGGAGTGCACAGCAGCGTCGCAAAGGAGCAGAGCACACACGAAGCCGAGGACGTCCATCAGTCACGGAGGGGATGAAGCTGGCTTTCTCTCGCTGGTGACTCTAAACAGGCCTGGAAACGCCACAATGAACAGAAAGCAAACGACTGTGCTTGTACCGACACACACAACCGTTTTCTACCTCTCGTCTGGACGCGAACTCCCCCGTGAACCGGTCCTGTAAACGGCACCTGAACCTACACAGAGTCCTCGGTGGAACACCTACAGCCATAAACCAAGCGGCGTGAGTAAACCTGTCGCTTCCCCTGTGAGAGGGATGCAACCAAGCCGGGTGTGCTGCAAGACTCACacgcagccaatcacagcgttCGTTGAGGGTACGCCCAACCCCTTTTGCAGAGAGGACCTCTGCCATTGGTCCGCGGAATGTCGGTAACACGAGAGGAATTCGGGCGCCACGTTGCAAGCTCATTTTTCGAATTCAGGAGCTGGCATCAGACATTTTTTTGATAACATTACTATATACAGTGTCATGCTCTCAGTCGTACCATTGAGTGGTCACTGAAAGTGTGGCTTTGTGTAACTCTATCATGTGTGCAGGTGCCTGCCTGTGTAAAATAATACTAGTACTGTAATACTAATATTGTAATACCACTGTTGTAGAGATCCAAATGTAAGCAGACCTGATCTTTCTtgactttgcttttttttggcctgaaacaggtgtgtgttaatgtttgaTGTCAGAAGTCTTCCACAGGGACTTGGTGTAAAGAATGGGCCAACATGTAAAGGAAAAATGCTCCTTGTAGGGAGCAATACAGGTAACCTTAGTCTGCATTGGTGGCTCTAACTTCCAATCTGACCTGCATTGTTAGCAGTGTTGATGCCCGCGAACGTCCACATGTACATAAACAAATTGTGCGTTTGTTCcttgctcagaagttcacagaaatgtggataaaagaaggacaaaacgctgcagatgaaAAACGGCAGGAAGGCTGAAAAGATGGCCTGTTGCTCTGTAACACCCTGGGTTCAAATCTCTTTGAACCCAGGGTGTACATTTCTGCgtggtttgcatgttctccgtGTGTTTGCATGGGTTCTCGTTGGGTTCCCCAGCTTCCTCCCGCTACCAAAACCATACAAGATAGATGAAACATTGACTCTAAATTTGATCATAGAAATTAAAGTGATTGTGGATGGTTGTTGGTATTTCTATGCCATCAAAATTCTAATCTGTCCAGGGAGTACTGTGTCTGCTGTATAAAGTCAGCCTTAAACAGGATAAACAGTTAcacaaaatgaaagaataagTACTGATGAGGGTCTTATGGAGCCCCCAAAAGctaataatggaaataaaattcagaTCTGTTGTATTTCTCACATTAATTTTGGGATCCACtgaataatttcacatttatcCAGTGAATGGTAACAGTTAAGGATAGCAGTTCGATCTACATACAACACATTACAATAATACAAGAAGTAAAGACAATATAAcacagtaatttaatttaattttttaactaCAGGTATGCGCTTTTCAAAAGGCGAGCTCCAATATTGTACATGTATGTACTGTGAGGCTAGCTGCAGATTGTCAGACTACCATTGTATTTCTTTGAAGTTATTTTATGAATATAGGTATGGTATCTggattgtgattatttttttactaactTTATAAATCCACATAGAATCAGAACTATGTTTCTCAGATATGTTACCATTACACTTGTTGTAGAAACAGCGATAATCAACAAGAATCAAACCAACGGCGTTGCAAGACAGTCACTTTTGGTTAGTGTAAGTGTTTTGTCTTCAGTGAATGTAAAGAGGAGAGTAAATGTGTTAAGTGATTAACACATTGTTAaaaagagtagaaaaaaaaatcacattactcaATTCAACGTGCTGTAATGTGGAAGAGCAGACTCTGTACTCTGGAAACAACTTGCTGATGCTGCCATGCCTAATCTGAGTTTGTGGGCAGGAGAAACATGTACTTTGCCTTTCATCAGTAGCATAATAAGCCAGCACATGGCACTTTGCTGTTTTGCATGAATAGTACACCCCAGTTTATGATTATAAAGGGACCCTGGGGCTATCTAGTCTCTTTATTCAATTAATGAatagttaatttatttaaattagtcTTGCCTGGTCAATTTGAATTAGTGTGTTAGGCAGATATGAagaaatataaatgtgtttttctgcagtgaGACTCATTTCTGAAaatagtgggggggggggaaactgtataaaactaaattaaaacaaatgttttatagaTCACTTTTATATATTTGACATGCATATCATGTCATTGATCTCAAagaagaatttttattttttgttagcGCCATAGATGTTTAAGGTTCAGCCATGAAATAAAGTGAACTACAACAcatgtttattatataaaatattttattggctTAATTCCAAATAGTGGCAGAGGTATTTGCTGTGTATCTTGGGGATACTTTTAGTTGTTGAGAAATGAGGATTATTTTCAAACAATACTGTGGATGAATAGCAATAGGCTTTAACATGTTGGAGGGAAAAAGTGGATGGGAAGAGTGGCTTTCAGCATGAATATTTCACTGAGGAGTAGAAAGGGGGGGCTGCAGCTACAGGGGTGTTCAGTTAACCATGAGATTATACACACTGCAGAAGGCATTTGGTTAATGTAATTAAGAAAACCCTATGGTGAGAGACACAGAGCATTAGTGTCCAGGATATGCAATTCTGCTATGGCTTCTTCCTGCCCCACACATGTTGTCACACAATGTAATTATCAAATCAAAATACTTTCTTTTGCAAATAAAGCTTTGTAGATAGTGTAAGCATGAATATTACTATTAATGATTGAAATCAGATTTATTTGAGTCAATTTGCTGCTAATTTGTTATCAGGGACCTTTTGTCAAAGTATTTACCTGGTAAGAAATGTGCAAAGCCTAAGAAAAAATGTAGAATGTTCCAAAATTTTATGCAATACTGAATATTAGAAATGtgagagaataaaaacaaaacaaaacaatggtcATTGTAGTTTGGAGTGTTTGAAAAATTATTCCTCTGTAAATGTCAGGAATGTTGCTGTGGTCCATGcagtttgaaataaatgttcTGGAATTGCTGCTATTCATTTTACAAAGTTTTTGATGTAGTTGATAATGTGGATCAttgaaggaaattaaaaaataattttaatatgaaGTAAGATTTATGGTCAGTTATTCTGAGGATAAAGTAGCATTAAAACAGGAAAGACCATCGTGATTGGAAAAAATATCATCTGTTCTGAATTGAACTCTTTCAAAAGAAGTCACAATAGCTGAATAACGATCGCTAGATTGATCTATTAGATCATCGACAACACATCAACAACTATATTGACTTCACATAATTTGCCAAACCACTTGCTCCACCACCTTTGCAAATATTGAGATTTGATGAGTTtctcaaacattttctgttgcaaACTGAACATCTTTGAACTGCTGGTTGAATAAATGGCATTTGAATGTTTCTCATATTTCACAGAATGATGATACATTTATGAATGCAGAAATACCTGACAGTTCAataattgttatgaatattgATCGGAACTTTAGTACATTATTTTGAGATAAATGTTGCTTGCACTGTGCTTAAAGGATAATAATACCAGTGTTTAGACTGGTACCTTATTGTCTGCCTCCAGGATCCAGCCGGATTTCTATCTGTTCTTGAGTGTgtggataaatgaatgaatgaataaagtaCAGTAACTCCTATATTTTTGGTGGTTTATATGCTGCCGAAAATACAAAGTTCTGTCAATGTcacttaaaatgtattttagatgctcaaataaaaatatttccagaTCACTGGAtgactaaaaaccaataaaactttattgattaGAACCATGTGCTGATTTAACCAGAGAGACCTACAGTCCATCAGCCTTGTAGGACAGCACATTTATTGCTGTTGTGACCTTTGAATCTACATTGCTATTACTCCTTAATCTACTCTTCTGCCTTATTTTCTTCAGGCACCACAATTCCTCCATTTTTACACCAGACTGACACAGCTGGTGGGATTGATGAATGTTCAGCAATGTATTCAGAGGATTTCCTGGTGCTGTTCTTTATTAATATGAGTTCTGCGTCACCTTTTCTACAACAATTTTCCATCAGGTTTGGGTTGGCGGAGGAGTTCATGTAAAATATTGAACTCTGTGAACAATAACAGGTAATATAAAGTCTCTCATCATGCAATTACTCTTCACAGTTTTCCCCTCCCTTGTGAATTTTCATAGTTAGAATAACTCACAGCTCCTCCTATTCTGGGTAGATTAATAAACTTTTCATTGCTGCCACATAGGAGAAAAGAAACCTTTGCTCTGTTTAATGACAATTGTAAAGTGGAGGCAATCATGGGATGCTTCCCATGACATTTCCTAGTCCTGTCCGCTCCACTTATCTTAGACTAATGGCTGTGCCAGGCCACTATCGAGATGAAGCGTTTTCCCCGAGTCATTACATCTGTCACTGGGGCCATTTCCATATTGAAAAATCTGAAACAATAAACGATGCCAGAGCCTTTAATAACTGTGAAGGAATCATATTTGGAAAATTGCATTGAAGCAATAACCTTTTCTCCCTGTAATTGGATGAC
Protein-coding regions in this window:
- the rcn1 gene encoding reticulocalbin-1, which produces MDVLGFVCALLLCDAAVHSKPTLRKDRVLYHDPELARQAFEDNNSFQYDHEAFLGKEEAKTFDQLTPEESKDRLGKIVDRIDGDTDGYITTAELKAWIKRVQKRYVYENVAKVWTDYDLNKDNKISWDEYKQATYGYYLANPEEFDDTTDQFSFKKMLPRDERRFKTADLNGDSAADREEFTSFLHPEEFEHMKDIVVLETLEDIDKNGDGHVDEDEYIADMFAHEDGGPEPDWVKTEREQFSDFRDLNKDGKMDQDEIRHWIMPQDYDHAQAEARHLVYESDQDKDQMLTKDEILENWNMFVGSQATNYGEDLTRNHDEL